A genomic segment from Nicotiana tabacum cultivar K326 chromosome 9, ASM71507v2, whole genome shotgun sequence encodes:
- the LOC107777560 gene encoding protein CNGC15b isoform X1 — protein MAYGNSRSVRFQDDLESTKFATINGDNLIKVKYKIDGSQLPELANRKNEKEDIRTGKSLKAKVLSRVFSEDYERVKKKILDPRGPTIRRWNKIFLVACLVALFVDPLFFYLPVVQDKVCIDIGTNLEVVLTVIRSIADVFYMIQIYVRFRTAYVAPSSRVFGRGELVIDSSKIGHRYFKKGFWIDIIAALPLPQVLIWAIIPNLSGSTMANTKNVLRFIIIFQYLPRLYLIFPLSSQIVKTTGVVTETAWAGAAYNLMLYMLASHVGGACWYLLSIERQEACWRHTCSFEERSCDFGYFDCRRVKDPQRNAWFQSSNITKQCNPNTSDYPFGIYSDSVTANVTTAPFFNKYFYCLWWGLKNLSSLGQNLATSTYVGEIGFAIIIATLGLVLFALLIGNMQTYLQSTTVRLEEWRIRRTDTEQWMHHRQLPQELRQSVRKYDQYKWVATRGVDEEALLKGLPLDLRRDIKRHLCYDLVRRVPLFDQMDERMLDAICERLKPALCTQGTCLVREGDPVNEMLFIIRGNLDSHTTNGGRTGFFNSCRIGPGDFCGEELLTWALDPRPGVILPSSTRTVKAVSEVESFALVAEDLKFVASQFRRLHSKQLRHKFRFYSHQWRTWAACFVQAAWRRYKKRKSAAELRALENIMNETESVSGQLDKNASAPGSGFSVYAAKLAASRRGHHKRSSSDSTAVSSLQKPAEPDFSVEEE, from the exons ATGGCTTATGGTAATTCCAGATCCGTAAG ATTTCAAGATGATCTTGAATCAACAAAGTTTGCAACAATAAATGGAGATAATTTGATTAAAGTGAAGTACAAGATTGATGGATCGCAATTACCAGAGCTGGCTAATAGAAAGAATGAAAAAGAGGATATAAGGACCGGAAAATCCCTGAAGGCTAAAGTATTATCGCGGGTATTCTCAGAAGACTATGAAAGAGTGAAGAAAAAGATACTGGATCCTCGTGGACCAACAATTCGTAGATGGAACAAGATTTTCTTGGTAGCTTGTTTAGTCGCTTTATTCGTGGACCCTCTATTCTTTTACTTGCCAGTGGTCCAAGATAAAGTCTGCATTGATATAGGAACTAATCTGGAAGTTGTCCTTACAGTTATTAGATCAATAGCTGATGTCTTTTATATGATTCAGATATATGTTCGGTTTAGAACTGCTTATGTTGCTCCATCTTCTCGAGTATTTGGGAGAGGAGAGCTTGTTATAGATTCTTCAAAAATAGGTCACAGATACTTTAAAAAAGGTTTCTGGATCGATATCATTGCTGCCCTGCCTTTACCACAG GTATTAATATGGGCCATTATCCCTAATTTAAGTGGCTCAACAATGGCCAACACGAAGAATGTCCTTAGATTCATTATCATTTTTCAGTACCTTCCCAGACTTTATCTCATATTTCCACTGTCGTCACAAATAGTAAAAACTACCGGTGTTGTTACTGAAACAGCATGGGCAGGAGCTGCTTACAACTTGATGCTTTACATGTTAGCCAGCCAT GTAGGAGGAGCTTGTTGGTACCTTCTATCGATTGAGAGGCAAGAAGCTTGCTGGAGACACACCTGCAGTTTTGAGGAGCGATCTTGTGATTTTGGATATTTTGACTGCCGGAGGGTTAAGGATCCACAAAGAAATGCATGGTTCCAGTCCAGCAATATTACAAAGCAATGTAATCCTAATACTAGTGATTATCCTTTTGGTATTTACAGTGATTCAGTGACAGCTAATGTGACAACTGCTCCATTTTTCAACAAATACTTCTACTGCCTGTGGTGGGGCTTAAAGAATCTAAG TTCTCTAGGGCAAAATCTTGCAACAAGCACTTACGTTGGAGAAATAGGTTTTGCCATCATAATTGCGACCCTCGGCCTAGTTCTGTTTGCATTGCTGATTGGAAATATGCAA ACTTATCTCCAATCAACAACTGTAAGATTAGAGGAATGGAGAATCAGGAGAACTGATACAGAACAATGGATGCATCATAGGCAGTTACCTCAAGAACTAAGACAGTCTGTACGGAAGTATGATCAATACAAATGGGTGGCTACAAGAGGAGTGGACGAGGAAGCTCTTCTCAAAGGACTTCCTTTAGATCTCCGTAGAGATATCAAGCGCCACTTGTGCTATGATTTAGTTCGAAGG GTGCCTCTGTTTGATCAAATGGATGAAAGGATGCTGGACGCAATATGTGAGAGGCTAAAACCTGCTTTATGCACACAAGGCACTTGTCTTGTGCGCGAGGGTGATCCTGTCAACGAAATGCTCTTCATAATTCGAGGGAATCTTGATTCTCACACAACCAATGGTGGTCGTACTGGTTTCTTCAATTCTTGTCGTATTGGTCCAGGTGACTTCTGTGGTGAGGAACTGCTGACATGGGCACTCGATCCACGTCCAGGTGTGATTCTCCCATCATCCACTAGGACAGTAAAAGCAGTTTCTGAAGTAGAGTCATTCGCGCTTGTAGCGGAGGACTTAAAGTTTGTTGCATCACAGTTCCGGAGGCTACATAGCAAACAATTAAGGCACAAATTCAGGTTCTACTCACACCAATGGCGTACTTGGGCTGCATGCTTCGTTCAAGCAGCATGGCGTAGATATAAAAAGCGAAAGAGTGCAGCCGAGCTTAGAGCTCTAGAGAACATAATGAATGAAACAGAATCAGTGAGTGGACAGTTGGATAAAAATGCATCAGCACCAGGATCAGGCTTTTCAGTCTATGCAGCAAAATTGGCAGCAAGTAGAAGGGGTCACCACAAGCGCTCTAGTTCGGATTCCACTGCAGTTAGCTCATTGCAGAAACCTGCAGAACCTGATTTCTCAGTTGAAGAAGAGTGA
- the LOC107777560 gene encoding protein CNGC15c isoform X3 translates to MAYGNSRSVRFQDDLESTKFATINGDNLIKVKYKIDGSQLPELANRKNEKEDIRTGKSLKAKVLSRVFSEDYERVKKKILDPRGPTIRRWNKIFLIYVRFRTAYVAPSSRVFGRGELVIDSSKIGHRYFKKGFWIDIIAALPLPQVLIWAIIPNLSGSTMANTKNVLRFIIIFQYLPRLYLIFPLSSQIVKTTGVVTETAWAGAAYNLMLYMLASHVGGACWYLLSIERQEACWRHTCSFEERSCDFGYFDCRRVKDPQRNAWFQSSNITKQCNPNTSDYPFGIYSDSVTANVTTAPFFNKYFYCLWWGLKNLSSLGQNLATSTYVGEIGFAIIIATLGLVLFALLIGNMQTYLQSTTVRLEEWRIRRTDTEQWMHHRQLPQELRQSVRKYDQYKWVATRGVDEEALLKGLPLDLRRDIKRHLCYDLVRRVPLFDQMDERMLDAICERLKPALCTQGTCLVREGDPVNEMLFIIRGNLDSHTTNGGRTGFFNSCRIGPGDFCGEELLTWALDPRPGVILPSSTRTVKAVSEVESFALVAEDLKFVASQFRRLHSKQLRHKFRFYSHQWRTWAACFVQAAWRRYKKRKSAAELRALENIMNETESVSGQLDKNASAPGSGFSVYAAKLAASRRGHHKRSSSDSTAVSSLQKPAEPDFSVEEE, encoded by the exons ATGGCTTATGGTAATTCCAGATCCGTAAG ATTTCAAGATGATCTTGAATCAACAAAGTTTGCAACAATAAATGGAGATAATTTGATTAAAGTGAAGTACAAGATTGATGGATCGCAATTACCAGAGCTGGCTAATAGAAAGAATGAAAAAGAGGATATAAGGACCGGAAAATCCCTGAAGGCTAAAGTATTATCGCGGGTATTCTCAGAAGACTATGAAAGAGTGAAGAAAAAGATACTGGATCCTCGTGGACCAACAATTCGTAGATGGAACAAGATTTTCTTG ATATATGTTCGGTTTAGAACTGCTTATGTTGCTCCATCTTCTCGAGTATTTGGGAGAGGAGAGCTTGTTATAGATTCTTCAAAAATAGGTCACAGATACTTTAAAAAAGGTTTCTGGATCGATATCATTGCTGCCCTGCCTTTACCACAG GTATTAATATGGGCCATTATCCCTAATTTAAGTGGCTCAACAATGGCCAACACGAAGAATGTCCTTAGATTCATTATCATTTTTCAGTACCTTCCCAGACTTTATCTCATATTTCCACTGTCGTCACAAATAGTAAAAACTACCGGTGTTGTTACTGAAACAGCATGGGCAGGAGCTGCTTACAACTTGATGCTTTACATGTTAGCCAGCCAT GTAGGAGGAGCTTGTTGGTACCTTCTATCGATTGAGAGGCAAGAAGCTTGCTGGAGACACACCTGCAGTTTTGAGGAGCGATCTTGTGATTTTGGATATTTTGACTGCCGGAGGGTTAAGGATCCACAAAGAAATGCATGGTTCCAGTCCAGCAATATTACAAAGCAATGTAATCCTAATACTAGTGATTATCCTTTTGGTATTTACAGTGATTCAGTGACAGCTAATGTGACAACTGCTCCATTTTTCAACAAATACTTCTACTGCCTGTGGTGGGGCTTAAAGAATCTAAG TTCTCTAGGGCAAAATCTTGCAACAAGCACTTACGTTGGAGAAATAGGTTTTGCCATCATAATTGCGACCCTCGGCCTAGTTCTGTTTGCATTGCTGATTGGAAATATGCAA ACTTATCTCCAATCAACAACTGTAAGATTAGAGGAATGGAGAATCAGGAGAACTGATACAGAACAATGGATGCATCATAGGCAGTTACCTCAAGAACTAAGACAGTCTGTACGGAAGTATGATCAATACAAATGGGTGGCTACAAGAGGAGTGGACGAGGAAGCTCTTCTCAAAGGACTTCCTTTAGATCTCCGTAGAGATATCAAGCGCCACTTGTGCTATGATTTAGTTCGAAGG GTGCCTCTGTTTGATCAAATGGATGAAAGGATGCTGGACGCAATATGTGAGAGGCTAAAACCTGCTTTATGCACACAAGGCACTTGTCTTGTGCGCGAGGGTGATCCTGTCAACGAAATGCTCTTCATAATTCGAGGGAATCTTGATTCTCACACAACCAATGGTGGTCGTACTGGTTTCTTCAATTCTTGTCGTATTGGTCCAGGTGACTTCTGTGGTGAGGAACTGCTGACATGGGCACTCGATCCACGTCCAGGTGTGATTCTCCCATCATCCACTAGGACAGTAAAAGCAGTTTCTGAAGTAGAGTCATTCGCGCTTGTAGCGGAGGACTTAAAGTTTGTTGCATCACAGTTCCGGAGGCTACATAGCAAACAATTAAGGCACAAATTCAGGTTCTACTCACACCAATGGCGTACTTGGGCTGCATGCTTCGTTCAAGCAGCATGGCGTAGATATAAAAAGCGAAAGAGTGCAGCCGAGCTTAGAGCTCTAGAGAACATAATGAATGAAACAGAATCAGTGAGTGGACAGTTGGATAAAAATGCATCAGCACCAGGATCAGGCTTTTCAGTCTATGCAGCAAAATTGGCAGCAAGTAGAAGGGGTCACCACAAGCGCTCTAGTTCGGATTCCACTGCAGTTAGCTCATTGCAGAAACCTGCAGAACCTGATTTCTCAGTTGAAGAAGAGTGA
- the LOC107777560 gene encoding protein CNGC15b isoform X2, with amino-acid sequence MAYGNSRSVRFQDDLESTKFATINGDNLIKVKYKIDGSQLPELANRKNEKEDIRTGKSLKAKVLSRVFSEDYERVKKKILDPRGPTIRRWNKIFLVACLVALFVDPLFFYLPVVQDKVCIDIGTNLEVVLTVIRSIADVFYMIQIYVRFRTAYVAPSSRVFGRGELVIDSSKIGHRYFKKGFWIDIIAALPLPQVLIWAIIPNLSGSTMANTKNVLRFIIIFQYLPRLYLIFPLSSQIVKTTGVVTETAWAGAAYNLMLYMLASHVRGACWYLLSIERQEACWRHTCSFEERSCDFGYFDCRRVKDPQRNAWFQSSNITKQCNPNTSDYPFGIYSDSVTANVTTAPFFNKYFYCLWWGLKNLSSLGQNLATSTYVGEIGFAIIIATLGLVLFALLIGNMQTYLQSTTVRLEEWRIRRTDTEQWMHHRQLPQELRQSVRKYDQYKWVATRGVDEEALLKGLPLDLRRDIKRHLCYDLVRRVPLFDQMDERMLDAICERLKPALCTQGTCLVREGDPVNEMLFIIRGNLDSHTTNGGRTGFFNSCRIGPGDFCGEELLTWALDPRPGVILPSSTRTVKAVSEVESFALVAEDLKFVASQFRRLHSKQLRHKFRFYSHQWRTWAACFVQAAWRRYKKRKSAAELRALENIMNETESVSGQLDKNASAPGSGFSVYAAKLAASRRGHHKRSSSDSTAVSSLQKPAEPDFSVEEE; translated from the exons ATGGCTTATGGTAATTCCAGATCCGTAAG ATTTCAAGATGATCTTGAATCAACAAAGTTTGCAACAATAAATGGAGATAATTTGATTAAAGTGAAGTACAAGATTGATGGATCGCAATTACCAGAGCTGGCTAATAGAAAGAATGAAAAAGAGGATATAAGGACCGGAAAATCCCTGAAGGCTAAAGTATTATCGCGGGTATTCTCAGAAGACTATGAAAGAGTGAAGAAAAAGATACTGGATCCTCGTGGACCAACAATTCGTAGATGGAACAAGATTTTCTTGGTAGCTTGTTTAGTCGCTTTATTCGTGGACCCTCTATTCTTTTACTTGCCAGTGGTCCAAGATAAAGTCTGCATTGATATAGGAACTAATCTGGAAGTTGTCCTTACAGTTATTAGATCAATAGCTGATGTCTTTTATATGATTCAGATATATGTTCGGTTTAGAACTGCTTATGTTGCTCCATCTTCTCGAGTATTTGGGAGAGGAGAGCTTGTTATAGATTCTTCAAAAATAGGTCACAGATACTTTAAAAAAGGTTTCTGGATCGATATCATTGCTGCCCTGCCTTTACCACAG GTATTAATATGGGCCATTATCCCTAATTTAAGTGGCTCAACAATGGCCAACACGAAGAATGTCCTTAGATTCATTATCATTTTTCAGTACCTTCCCAGACTTTATCTCATATTTCCACTGTCGTCACAAATAGTAAAAACTACCGGTGTTGTTACTGAAACAGCATGGGCAGGAGCTGCTTACAACTTGATGCTTTACATGTTAGCCAGCCATGTAA GAGGAGCTTGTTGGTACCTTCTATCGATTGAGAGGCAAGAAGCTTGCTGGAGACACACCTGCAGTTTTGAGGAGCGATCTTGTGATTTTGGATATTTTGACTGCCGGAGGGTTAAGGATCCACAAAGAAATGCATGGTTCCAGTCCAGCAATATTACAAAGCAATGTAATCCTAATACTAGTGATTATCCTTTTGGTATTTACAGTGATTCAGTGACAGCTAATGTGACAACTGCTCCATTTTTCAACAAATACTTCTACTGCCTGTGGTGGGGCTTAAAGAATCTAAG TTCTCTAGGGCAAAATCTTGCAACAAGCACTTACGTTGGAGAAATAGGTTTTGCCATCATAATTGCGACCCTCGGCCTAGTTCTGTTTGCATTGCTGATTGGAAATATGCAA ACTTATCTCCAATCAACAACTGTAAGATTAGAGGAATGGAGAATCAGGAGAACTGATACAGAACAATGGATGCATCATAGGCAGTTACCTCAAGAACTAAGACAGTCTGTACGGAAGTATGATCAATACAAATGGGTGGCTACAAGAGGAGTGGACGAGGAAGCTCTTCTCAAAGGACTTCCTTTAGATCTCCGTAGAGATATCAAGCGCCACTTGTGCTATGATTTAGTTCGAAGG GTGCCTCTGTTTGATCAAATGGATGAAAGGATGCTGGACGCAATATGTGAGAGGCTAAAACCTGCTTTATGCACACAAGGCACTTGTCTTGTGCGCGAGGGTGATCCTGTCAACGAAATGCTCTTCATAATTCGAGGGAATCTTGATTCTCACACAACCAATGGTGGTCGTACTGGTTTCTTCAATTCTTGTCGTATTGGTCCAGGTGACTTCTGTGGTGAGGAACTGCTGACATGGGCACTCGATCCACGTCCAGGTGTGATTCTCCCATCATCCACTAGGACAGTAAAAGCAGTTTCTGAAGTAGAGTCATTCGCGCTTGTAGCGGAGGACTTAAAGTTTGTTGCATCACAGTTCCGGAGGCTACATAGCAAACAATTAAGGCACAAATTCAGGTTCTACTCACACCAATGGCGTACTTGGGCTGCATGCTTCGTTCAAGCAGCATGGCGTAGATATAAAAAGCGAAAGAGTGCAGCCGAGCTTAGAGCTCTAGAGAACATAATGAATGAAACAGAATCAGTGAGTGGACAGTTGGATAAAAATGCATCAGCACCAGGATCAGGCTTTTCAGTCTATGCAGCAAAATTGGCAGCAAGTAGAAGGGGTCACCACAAGCGCTCTAGTTCGGATTCCACTGCAGTTAGCTCATTGCAGAAACCTGCAGAACCTGATTTCTCAGTTGAAGAAGAGTGA